One region of Eubalaena glacialis isolate mEubGla1 chromosome 6, mEubGla1.1.hap2.+ XY, whole genome shotgun sequence genomic DNA includes:
- the CD200 gene encoding OX-2 membrane glycoprotein isoform X1, with translation MEWLVLRRLFCHLSTFQLIWFLAAMMLCRAQVDTQDVRELLNAPASLRCSLQNPQEVLIVTWQKIKAVSPENMITFSQNHGVVVQPAYKDKINITQLGLMNSTITFWNTTLEDEGCYKCLFNTFGSGKISGIACLTLFVQPTVFLHYKLSEDHLNITCSANARPAPMISWKVSGSEIENSTEILSHPNGTTSVTSILQIKDPKSQVGKEVICQVLHLGTVTDYRETVTKGFWFSVPLLLSIVSLVILLVLISILLYWKHRRNQDRAFHRSATRLKRL, from the exons ATGGAGTGGCTG GTGTTGAGGAGGCTCTTCTGTCATCTGTCTACCTTCCAACTGATTTGGTTCTTGGCTGCCATGATGTTATGCAGGGCACAAG TGGACACCCAAGATGTAAGAGAGTTGCTGAACGCACCTGCTTCTTTAAGATGCTCTCTGCAAAATCCCCAGGAAGTTTTGATTGTGACATGGCAAAAAATCAAGGCTGTTAGCCCAGAAAACATGATCACCTTTAGCCAGAACCATGGGGTTGTAGTCCAGCCTGCCTATAAGGACAAGATAAACATCACCCAGCTGGGACTCATGAACTCAACCATTACCTTCTGGAATACCACCTTGGAAGATGAAGGGTGTTACAAGTGCCTCTTCAATACCTTTGGTTCTGGGAAGATCTCAGGAATAGCCTGCCTCACTCTCTTTG tACAGCCCACAGTATTCCTTCACTATAAATTATCTGAAGACCACCTAAATATCACTTGCTCTGCCAATGCTCGCCCAGCCCCTATGATCTCCTGGAAGGTCTCTGGCTCAGAGATTGAGAACAGTACTGAGATTCTCTCACACCCCAATGGGACAACGTCTGTCACCAGCATCCTCCAGATTAAAGACCCCAAGAGTCAGGTGGGGAAGGAGGTGATCTGCCAGGTACTGCACCTGGGGACTGTGACCGACTACAGGGAAACTGTGACCAAAG GCTTTTGGTTTTCAGTTCCACTATTGTTAAGTATTGTTTCCTTGGTAATTCTTCTGGTCTTAATTTCAATCCTACTATACTGGAAACATCGTCGGAACCAAGACCGAG CATTCCACAGGTCAGCTACCCGACTTAAGAGACTGTGA
- the CD200 gene encoding OX-2 membrane glycoprotein isoform X2, whose translation MEWLVLRRLFCHLSTFQLIWFLAAMMLCRAQVDTQDVRELLNAPASLRCSLQNPQEVLIVTWQKIKAVSPENMITFSQNHGVVVQPAYKDKINITQLGLMNSTITFWNTTLEDEGCYKCLFNTFGSGKISGIACLTLFVQPTVFLHYKLSEDHLNITCSANARPAPMISWKVSGSEIENSTEILSHPNGTTSVTSILQIKDPKSQVGKEVICQVLHLGTVTDYRETVTKGFWFSVPLLLSIVSLVILLVLISILLYWKHRRNQDREP comes from the exons ATGGAGTGGCTG GTGTTGAGGAGGCTCTTCTGTCATCTGTCTACCTTCCAACTGATTTGGTTCTTGGCTGCCATGATGTTATGCAGGGCACAAG TGGACACCCAAGATGTAAGAGAGTTGCTGAACGCACCTGCTTCTTTAAGATGCTCTCTGCAAAATCCCCAGGAAGTTTTGATTGTGACATGGCAAAAAATCAAGGCTGTTAGCCCAGAAAACATGATCACCTTTAGCCAGAACCATGGGGTTGTAGTCCAGCCTGCCTATAAGGACAAGATAAACATCACCCAGCTGGGACTCATGAACTCAACCATTACCTTCTGGAATACCACCTTGGAAGATGAAGGGTGTTACAAGTGCCTCTTCAATACCTTTGGTTCTGGGAAGATCTCAGGAATAGCCTGCCTCACTCTCTTTG tACAGCCCACAGTATTCCTTCACTATAAATTATCTGAAGACCACCTAAATATCACTTGCTCTGCCAATGCTCGCCCAGCCCCTATGATCTCCTGGAAGGTCTCTGGCTCAGAGATTGAGAACAGTACTGAGATTCTCTCACACCCCAATGGGACAACGTCTGTCACCAGCATCCTCCAGATTAAAGACCCCAAGAGTCAGGTGGGGAAGGAGGTGATCTGCCAGGTACTGCACCTGGGGACTGTGACCGACTACAGGGAAACTGTGACCAAAG GCTTTTGGTTTTCAGTTCCACTATTGTTAAGTATTGTTTCCTTGGTAATTCTTCTGGTCTTAATTTCAATCCTACTATACTGGAAACATCGTCGGAACCAAGACCGAG AGCCATAG